From the genome of Novosphingobium sp. TH158, one region includes:
- a CDS encoding efflux RND transporter permease subunit encodes MLARIIGFSIRQRWFVLAVVALLSAIGVWSATKLPIDAVPDITNVQVQINTEAEGYSPLESEQRITFPIETAIAGVPGLSYTRSISRYGLSQVTVVFEDGTDTYFARQQVNERLQAVRSQLPAGIEPEMGPIATGLGEIFMFAIEPKPGATKPDGSPWTATDLRTLSDWVVRPQMRTIPGVAEVNTIGGYERQYHVTPNPAQLAALNLSLNDLVEALERNNANRGAGYVERGGEQILIRVPGQAANEADLSQILVATRGGVPIRVGDVADVVIGSELRTGAATENGKEIVLGTIFMRTGENPRLVAQAAAEKLKQATASLPAGVVAHPLYDRTELVDRTIATVEKNLAEGALLVIVVLFLLLGNFRAALITAAVIPIAMLMTLTGMLATRTSANLMSLGALDFGLIVDGAVIIVENCLRRLGEAQHRMGRLLDRDERFGLVAKASAEVIRPSIFGIVIITAVYLPIFALEGIEGKTFHPMAITVVLALTAALILSLTLVPAAVALFVTGKVEEKENRVMRWMSERYAPLLDKALARPKLAVAFAVLLVTLSAAGATRLGSEFIPNLDEGDIAMHALRIPGTSLGQAVQMQESLEKRIRQFPEVERVFAKIGTADVATDPMPPSVADNFIMLKDRSEWPDPRKPRDQLLAELNKAVSEIPGNNYEFTQPVQMRMNELIAGVRADVAIKLFGDDLEQLLKSGDAINDVAASIPGAEDVKLEQVTGLPMLSVTPRRDMLARYGISMAEVQDAVATATGGRKAGEVFEGDRRFAVVVRLPEALRTDLPALGNLPVRLAAGGTVPLSQLADISISAGPNQISRENGKRRAVITANVRGRDLGSFITELREKVGAEVELPPGYYVEYGGTFEQLQSAKTRLQVVVPLVLLLIFGLLFTLFGSTKDAAIVFSGVPLALTGGLAALALRGIPMSISAGIGFIALSGVAVLNGVVMLSFIRDLRERGLGALEAVREGALTRLRPVMMTALVASLGFVPMALNVGAGSEVQRPLATVVIGGIISSTILTLLVLPALYRLIHGREDGTEIKVVEGVTRGA; translated from the coding sequence ATGCTTGCCCGCATCATCGGCTTTTCCATTCGCCAGCGCTGGTTCGTCCTCGCGGTTGTCGCCCTTTTATCTGCCATCGGCGTGTGGAGCGCGACCAAGCTGCCCATCGACGCCGTACCCGACATCACTAACGTCCAGGTCCAGATCAACACGGAGGCCGAAGGCTATTCCCCGCTCGAATCCGAGCAGCGCATCACATTTCCCATCGAGACGGCGATCGCCGGCGTTCCGGGTCTTTCCTACACGCGCTCGATCTCGCGCTATGGGCTGAGCCAGGTCACGGTGGTGTTCGAGGACGGCACCGACACCTATTTCGCCCGCCAGCAGGTCAACGAGCGCCTGCAAGCGGTTAGGTCGCAACTGCCGGCCGGGATCGAGCCGGAAATGGGGCCGATCGCCACCGGGCTCGGCGAAATCTTCATGTTCGCGATCGAACCAAAGCCCGGCGCAACCAAACCCGATGGCAGTCCCTGGACGGCAACCGATCTCAGGACCCTGTCCGATTGGGTGGTGCGGCCGCAGATGCGCACCATTCCCGGCGTGGCCGAGGTGAACACCATCGGCGGCTACGAACGGCAATACCATGTCACGCCCAACCCGGCGCAGTTGGCCGCGCTCAATCTGTCTCTGAACGATCTTGTCGAGGCACTGGAACGCAACAACGCCAACCGGGGCGCCGGTTATGTCGAGCGCGGCGGCGAGCAGATCCTGATCCGCGTTCCAGGACAGGCAGCCAACGAAGCGGACCTCTCGCAGATCCTCGTTGCGACGCGCGGCGGCGTGCCGATACGTGTCGGCGATGTGGCCGATGTCGTGATTGGGTCCGAACTGCGCACCGGCGCGGCAACCGAGAATGGCAAGGAGATCGTCCTCGGAACGATCTTCATGCGGACTGGCGAAAACCCCCGGCTTGTTGCCCAGGCTGCTGCGGAGAAGCTCAAACAGGCGACGGCATCGCTTCCCGCGGGCGTGGTGGCGCACCCGCTTTATGACCGTACCGAACTGGTCGATCGCACGATCGCCACTGTCGAGAAGAACCTCGCCGAGGGTGCATTGCTCGTGATTGTGGTCCTGTTCCTGCTGCTCGGCAATTTCCGGGCGGCTCTGATCACGGCTGCGGTGATCCCGATCGCCATGCTCATGACGCTGACCGGCATGCTGGCGACCCGAACCTCCGCGAACCTGATGAGCCTAGGCGCGCTTGACTTCGGACTGATCGTCGACGGAGCGGTCATCATCGTCGAGAACTGCCTGCGACGATTGGGCGAAGCCCAGCACCGGATGGGCCGCTTGCTCGATCGCGACGAGCGGTTCGGCCTCGTGGCTAAGGCGAGCGCGGAAGTCATCCGACCCTCGATCTTCGGCATAGTCATCATTACCGCGGTGTATCTGCCGATCTTCGCGCTTGAAGGCATCGAAGGCAAAACCTTCCATCCCATGGCGATCACTGTCGTGCTGGCCCTGACGGCGGCGCTGATCCTCTCGCTGACGCTTGTGCCCGCTGCCGTTGCCCTCTTCGTCACCGGCAAGGTGGAGGAAAAGGAAAATCGTGTCATGCGCTGGATGAGCGAGCGGTACGCGCCGCTCCTCGACAAGGCCTTGGCTCGGCCGAAGCTCGCTGTTGCCTTCGCCGTCCTGCTTGTCACCCTCAGCGCTGCGGGAGCAACACGGCTTGGGTCGGAGTTCATTCCCAATCTCGATGAAGGCGACATCGCGATGCACGCGCTGCGTATACCGGGCACCAGCCTGGGCCAGGCAGTGCAGATGCAGGAGTCACTGGAGAAACGCATCCGGCAGTTCCCGGAGGTGGAGCGCGTCTTTGCGAAGATCGGTACGGCCGATGTCGCGACCGACCCCATGCCACCATCGGTCGCGGACAATTTCATCATGCTCAAGGACAGGAGCGAATGGCCCGACCCGCGCAAGCCGCGTGACCAGCTTCTGGCCGAACTGAACAAGGCGGTGTCTGAGATTCCCGGGAACAACTACGAGTTCACCCAGCCGGTGCAGATGCGCATGAACGAGTTGATCGCGGGCGTGCGCGCCGATGTGGCGATCAAGCTGTTCGGCGACGACCTCGAGCAGCTGCTCAAGAGCGGCGATGCCATCAACGACGTGGCGGCGTCTATCCCCGGGGCTGAGGATGTGAAGCTCGAGCAGGTCACGGGCCTGCCGATGCTCTCGGTAACACCGCGCCGTGACATGCTCGCACGCTATGGCATCAGCATGGCCGAGGTTCAGGATGCCGTGGCCACGGCAACTGGCGGCCGCAAGGCGGGCGAGGTGTTCGAGGGCGACCGGCGCTTTGCCGTCGTCGTGCGCCTGCCCGAAGCGCTGCGGACGGACTTGCCGGCACTCGGCAATCTGCCCGTTCGGCTTGCGGCCGGCGGGACAGTACCGCTGTCACAACTGGCTGACATCTCAATCTCGGCCGGACCCAATCAGATCAGCCGTGAGAACGGCAAGCGCCGCGCCGTGATCACCGCCAACGTGCGCGGCCGGGATCTGGGATCCTTCATCACCGAACTGCGGGAGAAGGTCGGCGCCGAAGTCGAACTGCCGCCCGGCTACTACGTTGAATACGGCGGCACCTTCGAACAGCTCCAGTCGGCCAAGACCCGGCTGCAGGTGGTCGTGCCGCTTGTGCTGCTGTTGATCTTCGGGCTGCTGTTCACGCTGTTCGGATCGACGAAGGATGCGGCTATCGTCTTCTCGGGCGTGCCGCTCGCATTGACTGGCGGGCTGGCGGCCCTGGCATTGCGCGGGATCCCGATGTCGATCTCCGCCGGGATCGGGTTCATCGCCTTGTCGGGTGTTGCGGTGCTCAACGGTGTCGTCATGCTGTCCTTCATACGCGACCTGCGCGAACGCGGCTTGGGAGCACTGGAGGCGGTGCGCGAGGGCGCGCTGACACGCCTGCGCCCGGTGATGATGACGGCTCTGGTGGCATCGCTCGGCTTCGTACCGATGGCGCTGAACGTCGGTGCCGGTTCCGAAGTGCAGCGGCCGCTCGCGACTGTCGTGATCGGCGGGATCATTTCCTCGACGATACTCACATTGCTGGTGCTGCCGGCGCTCTATCGGCTAATACATGGGCGCGAGGATGGAACGGAGATCAAAGTCGTCGAAGGCGTCACTCGAGGGGCATGA
- a CDS encoding helix-turn-helix domain-containing protein: protein MKIGELANATATKVETVRFYERIGLLAPPARTSANYRSYGSSHLARLSFIRRARGLGFALDAVRELLRLADEPDRPCADIDAIASAKIEEIDTKIADLKRLREELSRVVSACETGTVRSCSVVEALAPSGWNHQAD from the coding sequence ATGAAAATTGGAGAACTTGCGAACGCGACGGCGACCAAAGTCGAGACTGTCCGCTTCTATGAACGTATAGGCCTGCTCGCGCCGCCTGCCCGGACATCGGCAAATTATCGCAGCTACGGCAGTTCGCACCTGGCGAGACTGTCGTTCATCAGGCGCGCCCGGGGCTTGGGCTTCGCGTTAGATGCTGTCCGCGAGTTGCTGCGGTTGGCCGACGAGCCGGACCGGCCCTGCGCCGATATCGACGCTATCGCCTCTGCGAAGATTGAGGAGATCGACACCAAGATTGCCGATCTGAAGCGCTTGCGAGAGGAACTCTCTCGGGTGGTTTCGGCCTGCGAAACCGGGACGGTTCGCTCGTGCAGCGTCGTTGAAGCGCTTGCGCCAAGCGGCTGGAATCACCAGGCAGATTGA
- the copC gene encoding copper homeostasis periplasmic binding protein CopC, with the protein MRRPALAFTLAGLALASIPGMAFAHAKLVSSTPAANATVSKANVKSINLIFNEKIIASTMKTELLMTGMPGMKDHAPMKIAFSSMMGKDGKSMMLMPKTALVPGTYKVTWSAAGADTHRMGSEFSFTVK; encoded by the coding sequence ATGCGTAGACCTGCCCTTGCTTTCACTCTTGCCGGCCTTGCACTGGCTTCCATCCCAGGCATGGCGTTCGCTCATGCGAAACTTGTGTCCTCGACGCCGGCTGCAAACGCCACAGTTTCGAAGGCCAACGTCAAGTCGATCAACCTGATCTTCAACGAAAAAATCATAGCATCGACCATGAAGACTGAACTGCTGATGACAGGCATGCCCGGGATGAAAGACCATGCGCCAATGAAGATCGCCTTCAGCTCGATGATGGGCAAGGATGGAAAATCGATGATGCTAATGCCGAAAACGGCACTAGTTCCCGGAACATACAAGGTCACATGGTCGGCAGCGGGTGCAGACACGCACCGTATGGGGAGCGAATTTTCCTTCACGGTCAAATAA
- a CDS encoding helix-turn-helix domain-containing protein: MTLGLGWAILDAHTGENRLHSHVAHQVSLALEVDCAIGGPHPLRLARGEAAIIPAGIQHCLTPAGAPVRTIYVDPLFDGLRDLIQTPVPKQLNPKEAAALEAITSGEMAKQWIGAFVNKSSSSSPIDGRLHAALSEIVPGTSPSKLAQALGLSTTRLRELAIRDFGVPTAKLLQWLQLQHAIDALRQTRNLADAAAAGGFSDQAHFTRRLVEWFGVTPSLGLAQLEILVIR, encoded by the coding sequence ATGACGCTCGGCTTGGGCTGGGCGATCCTTGATGCGCATACTGGCGAGAACCGGCTGCACAGCCATGTGGCGCATCAGGTCAGCCTCGCGCTCGAGGTTGACTGCGCGATCGGGGGACCACACCCGTTACGACTGGCCCGTGGCGAAGCCGCAATCATCCCGGCAGGTATACAGCACTGCCTGACCCCGGCGGGCGCGCCTGTCCGAACCATCTATGTCGACCCTCTTTTCGATGGCTTGCGCGACCTGATCCAAACGCCTGTGCCAAAACAACTGAACCCGAAGGAAGCCGCGGCCCTCGAAGCGATCACTAGCGGTGAAATGGCCAAGCAGTGGATAGGCGCTTTCGTAAACAAGAGCTCCTCGTCCAGCCCGATCGATGGCAGGCTTCATGCCGCGTTGAGCGAGATTGTACCCGGGACCAGCCCCTCCAAGCTGGCACAAGCGCTCGGGCTCTCGACGACCCGGCTGCGCGAACTTGCCATTCGCGATTTCGGCGTCCCAACAGCCAAATTGCTCCAGTGGCTCCAGTTGCAACACGCGATTGATGCGCTTCGACAAACCCGCAATCTGGCGGACGCAGCGGCTGCCGGGGGATTTTCGGATCAGGCCCATTTTACGCGTCGGCTTGTCGAGTGGTTCGGGGTCACACCCTCGCTTGGGCTGGCGCAGCTCGAAATTTTGGTGATCCGCTGA
- the copD gene encoding copper homeostasis membrane protein CopD, with product MADPLLVAIRLALFAILMATVGLAAFNLYALNRIERERDVAFDARILFRVITLLGTIASVIGMLMVAAAMDGVSIVSVRAEMIWMLVTETEIGAAGLVRVGALIIALLLCLTDKLTLTALSASIGLLACIALASLVWTGHAGATEGTVGALHRVSDIVHMIAAALWLGGIAAFAVMLRAPADGLWGDRLKTAHRSLDHFARVGTVSVALIIVTGLINSFILVGPERLALLFTTTYGQLLLGKVGLVGLMLALAAQNRWRLTPQLGIGLEMGDTVDAVTALRKSMAMEGAAALLILGLVAWLGQLEPPAGMTMH from the coding sequence GTGGCTGATCCGCTTCTTGTCGCCATCAGGCTCGCACTATTTGCGATCCTGATGGCGACCGTCGGCCTCGCTGCATTCAACCTGTACGCGCTCAACCGGATAGAGCGTGAGCGCGATGTCGCATTCGATGCACGCATCCTATTCCGGGTCATCACATTGCTCGGCACCATTGCGTCTGTCATCGGAATGCTCATGGTCGCTGCCGCGATGGATGGCGTGAGCATAGTGTCGGTCCGCGCCGAGATGATCTGGATGCTGGTGACGGAAACCGAGATCGGCGCCGCAGGACTCGTGCGCGTTGGCGCGCTCATCATAGCTCTGTTGTTATGCCTTACTGACAAATTGACACTGACTGCGCTCTCCGCGAGCATTGGCCTGCTTGCCTGCATCGCGCTGGCATCGCTCGTCTGGACGGGGCATGCGGGTGCCACCGAGGGGACCGTCGGGGCGCTCCACCGCGTGAGCGATATTGTCCATATGATCGCGGCCGCGTTGTGGCTGGGCGGCATTGCCGCTTTCGCGGTGATGCTTCGTGCACCTGCCGATGGTCTGTGGGGTGACAGACTGAAAACAGCACACCGATCGCTCGATCATTTTGCCAGGGTTGGCACCGTCTCCGTCGCGCTGATTATCGTCACCGGGCTGATCAACAGCTTCATCCTGGTCGGCCCCGAGCGGCTCGCCTTGCTTTTCACGACAACCTACGGCCAGCTTTTGCTCGGAAAAGTCGGGCTTGTCGGGCTCATGCTTGCGCTTGCGGCGCAGAACCGCTGGCGCCTGACGCCGCAGCTCGGAATTGGCCTTGAAATGGGCGACACTGTCGACGCGGTAACCGCTTTGCGCAAATCAATGGCCATGGAAGGTGCGGCGGCATTGCTGATCCTTGGCCTTGTGGCTTGGCTGGGCCAGCTCGAACCGCCTGCCGGCATGACGATGCATTGA
- a CDS encoding efflux RND transporter periplasmic adaptor subunit has product MRNIRFTAVIAALALAIPLAACGSDPAPTEHGEEGAEAEKGPNGGRLLKDGDFAVEVTVFETGQEPQFRVYATRGGEPVDPGSVQLSMTLRRLGGEVNTFAFKPEGKFLAGQGVVEEPHSFDVEVVAVENGKRHVWKYASPEGRTHITAEAAKAGGIEIMTAGPATIGETRELFGTVALDPSARSEIRGQFPGRVVSVTKAVGDFVQRGQLLARIESSESLQVYPVYATVSGVVAERNANPGDVTGDRALYVITDPARTSVVFNIFPKDLAVIQPGMRVEIEAMDGTPVAASQLGGYLPEGNAEAGTALVRTSVPNRAGRLRAGMALRGKVVVNAVTVPLAVRTEAIQPFRDFKVVFANFGQDYEVRMLELGRSSPEWTEVLSGIKPGTPYAAKGSFLIRADIEKSGASHDH; this is encoded by the coding sequence ATGAGAAACATTCGTTTTACCGCCGTCATCGCGGCACTCGCACTCGCCATCCCGCTTGCCGCCTGCGGTTCCGATCCGGCACCCACAGAACATGGCGAGGAGGGAGCCGAAGCCGAGAAAGGCCCCAACGGCGGGCGCCTCCTGAAGGATGGCGATTTTGCCGTTGAGGTCACGGTGTTTGAAACCGGGCAGGAACCGCAGTTCAGGGTCTATGCCACGCGCGGCGGCGAACCGGTCGATCCGGGGTCCGTGCAACTGTCCATGACGCTCCGGCGACTGGGGGGCGAGGTCAACACCTTTGCCTTCAAGCCCGAAGGCAAGTTCCTTGCCGGGCAGGGCGTGGTCGAGGAACCCCACAGCTTCGACGTCGAGGTGGTCGCGGTCGAAAACGGCAAGCGGCACGTCTGGAAATACGCCAGTCCCGAAGGCCGCACGCATATCACGGCAGAGGCGGCCAAGGCGGGCGGCATCGAGATAATGACCGCAGGGCCGGCGACGATCGGCGAGACACGCGAGCTGTTCGGCACCGTTGCACTCGACCCATCGGCCCGTTCGGAAATCCGTGGGCAGTTTCCGGGCCGCGTGGTGAGCGTGACCAAAGCCGTGGGCGACTTTGTCCAGCGGGGACAATTGCTGGCGCGCATCGAGTCGAGTGAGAGCCTGCAAGTCTATCCCGTCTATGCGACCGTCAGCGGAGTGGTCGCCGAGCGTAACGCCAACCCCGGAGATGTAACTGGCGACCGTGCGCTCTATGTCATCACCGACCCGGCCCGGACCTCGGTCGTCTTCAACATCTTCCCCAAGGATCTGGCGGTGATCCAGCCCGGCATGCGGGTGGAAATCGAAGCCATGGACGGCACGCCCGTCGCGGCAAGCCAGCTCGGGGGCTACTTGCCCGAAGGCAATGCCGAGGCTGGAACGGCGCTGGTCCGGACCTCTGTCCCCAATCGGGCGGGGCGGCTGCGCGCTGGCATGGCGCTGCGCGGCAAGGTAGTTGTGAATGCGGTTACCGTGCCACTGGCCGTGCGAACCGAAGCCATCCAGCCGTTCCGCGACTTCAAGGTCGTCTTTGCCAATTTCGGTCAGGACTACGAAGTTCGCATGCTCGAGCTGGGGCGCTCATCGCCCGAGTGGACCGAAGTGCTGAGCGGCATCAAGCCGGGCACGCCTTATGCCGCCAAGGGCTCCTTCCTCATCCGCGCCGACATCGAGAAGTCGGGCGCGAGCCATGATCATTGA
- a CDS encoding DUF3703 domain-containing protein yields MKQLETAYWAEIGAFRQARAGQDAADAWHYLERAHILSQQILRLHLHAHAVMLIFAISRREWREARGQVLRLMLAPVGALLGRIPLGNTGRTSVSAFVPMPIPDELRHVLGQEQCK; encoded by the coding sequence ATGAAGCAGCTCGAAACCGCATATTGGGCGGAGATCGGTGCTTTCCGGCAAGCGAGGGCTGGCCAGGACGCGGCCGATGCCTGGCACTATCTGGAACGCGCGCATATCCTTTCTCAGCAGATCCTGCGGCTCCACCTCCATGCCCATGCCGTCATGCTGATCTTTGCCATTTCCCGGCGCGAATGGCGCGAAGCGCGCGGACAAGTTCTGCGTCTGATGCTTGCACCCGTCGGCGCGCTGCTGGGCCGCATTCCTCTGGGGAACACTGGTCGAACATCGGTCAGCGCCTTCGTGCCCATGCCGATCCCTGACGAGCTTCGTCATGTTCTGGGCCAGGAACAGTGCAAGTGA
- a CDS encoding cation transporter encodes MADSCCASSCSDDTARNDPAWRRALWIALVVNSVMFFVEIIAGAASGSRSLQADALDFLGDAANYAISLGVAGMALVWRARTALVKGLTILAFALGVMVSAVWGLVAGSQPDPWAMTGVGALALVTNVSVALMLYRFRSGDANMRSVWVCSRNDAINNLLVIGAGFVVLWTGSGLPDLVVALIMALLGLQGGWQVVRQARYELAARGVPV; translated from the coding sequence ATGGCGGACAGTTGCTGCGCCAGTTCCTGCAGTGACGACACCGCGCGCAATGATCCTGCGTGGCGCAGGGCGTTGTGGATCGCGCTCGTCGTCAACAGCGTGATGTTTTTCGTCGAGATCATCGCGGGTGCCGCATCGGGATCCCGCTCGCTCCAGGCTGACGCGCTCGATTTTCTGGGTGATGCCGCGAACTATGCGATCAGCCTTGGCGTCGCCGGAATGGCGCTTGTCTGGCGGGCACGAACCGCGCTGGTCAAAGGTCTGACCATTCTCGCTTTTGCACTCGGGGTGATGGTCTCAGCGGTCTGGGGCCTTGTTGCTGGATCCCAGCCCGATCCCTGGGCGATGACAGGCGTCGGCGCTCTCGCGCTGGTGACGAACGTCTCGGTGGCGCTGATGCTCTATCGTTTCCGGTCGGGTGACGCCAACATGCGATCGGTCTGGGTCTGCTCGCGCAACGATGCGATCAACAACCTGCTGGTGATTGGCGCGGGCTTCGTGGTGCTGTGGACGGGCAGCGGCCTCCCCGACCTCGTCGTCGCGCTCATCATGGCGCTTCTCGGGCTTCAAGGTGGATGGCAGGTGGTTCGGCAGGCTCGATATGAACTTGCGGCAAGAGGGGTTCCGGTATGA
- a CDS encoding TolC family protein — translation MSLTLRAGLLAGLALASPVAASAEPVSLDEAVRRAIAASPAIQAQEAGIRSARAGRSQADVRSNPVLSVEAENIAGTGAYDVYRQAETTVTYTQTIERGGKRDARIAYAERDIGVAEASARLVRLDLAEAVQRTFIDLQIAEEVVWLAERRLETERAMQTEALRRVRGYKDPLFVETRAEARVAQARLALDEARSRRNAARARLASFWGGKAEDVEVPRGIEKPDDHLHQLAAADSALASATVERAQAAVVVEQTRGVQDYTVSGGVRHLRETGDVALVAGISIPLGRFDRNRGNIERAQAERQRIELLAEAARLDRLRQLASLRAEADAARMRADGIMQDVYPQAVRTLQQVREGYNRGGFRFSDVQDGADAIIEVQSQWVEAMTRYRDILSQIDRLTGRFDVVAGEEVQ, via the coding sequence ATGTCATTGACATTGCGCGCCGGCCTGTTGGCCGGATTGGCGCTGGCCTCGCCCGTAGCGGCAAGCGCGGAACCCGTAAGTCTGGACGAGGCCGTCCGCCGCGCCATTGCGGCATCGCCCGCGATCCAGGCCCAGGAGGCAGGCATCCGGTCTGCAAGGGCGGGGCGCAGCCAGGCCGATGTTCGTTCCAATCCCGTCCTGTCGGTCGAGGCCGAAAACATCGCCGGCACCGGCGCCTATGACGTCTATCGGCAGGCCGAGACGACCGTCACTTATACCCAGACCATCGAACGCGGGGGCAAGCGCGATGCGCGGATCGCCTATGCCGAACGTGACATCGGTGTCGCGGAGGCTTCGGCGCGCCTTGTCCGGCTTGACCTTGCCGAGGCGGTGCAACGCACATTCATCGACCTGCAGATCGCCGAGGAAGTTGTCTGGCTTGCCGAACGACGCCTCGAAACCGAGCGCGCCATGCAGACCGAAGCCCTGCGCCGGGTACGCGGCTACAAGGATCCACTCTTCGTCGAAACCCGCGCCGAAGCCCGTGTCGCCCAGGCACGGCTTGCGCTCGACGAGGCCCGGTCCCGCCGCAATGCCGCTCGCGCGAGGCTGGCCTCGTTCTGGGGCGGCAAGGCAGAAGACGTCGAGGTGCCGCGCGGGATTGAGAAGCCGGACGATCACCTACACCAGTTGGCCGCGGCCGACAGTGCGCTTGCATCTGCCACGGTGGAACGGGCGCAGGCGGCGGTCGTGGTCGAACAGACGCGCGGCGTGCAGGATTACACGGTGAGCGGCGGCGTGCGGCATCTGCGCGAGACGGGCGATGTCGCACTGGTGGCCGGGATCTCGATCCCGCTGGGCCGTTTCGACCGCAATCGGGGCAACATCGAGCGCGCGCAGGCCGAGCGGCAACGAATCGAACTGCTGGCCGAAGCGGCCCGCCTTGACCGCCTGCGCCAGTTGGCCTCGCTCAGGGCCGAGGCTGATGCCGCCCGGATGCGCGCCGACGGGATCATGCAGGATGTCTATCCCCAGGCGGTCCGCACACTCCAGCAGGTCCGCGAAGGCTACAATCGCGGCGGTTTCCGTTTCAGCGATGTGCAGGACGGTGCCGACGCCATCATCGAGGTTCAGTCGCAGTGGGTCGAGGCAATGACCCGCTACCGCGACATCCTGTCCCAGATCGACCGGCTGACTGGACGCTTCGACGTCGTCGCCGGGGAGGAAGTACAATGA